Proteins from a single region of Aquirhabdus parva:
- a CDS encoding TonB family protein, with amino-acid sequence MFKTVICGLIIGAASYTAAYAVNQTGPIDLTAITAAATQGNPLAQVQLGQLYEFGQGVSKDYAQALQWYRKSAEQGNAAAQFKLGFMSYHGYGVPQSYVTAVSWYRKAAAQNFVPAEHNLAFMAEKGLGMEENTTEAFNWLLMAAQQNSIQAQWEVGGMYEKGEGVAQNSGLAKFWKDKAVSAGFVPPVQTKTAEQIKAETLLAAQNRQIDPDRPQNIGQFYLMNNFHQLKIVKKSEPVYPKTSLANREFGVVIVWASVDDEGKVTNVTIHRSSGSEALDMAARDAVMHYVYTPYVDPDRGVTRGVKTEEIIEFDLPKM; translated from the coding sequence ATGTTTAAGACGGTTATTTGTGGTCTGATTATTGGTGCCGCATCCTATACAGCGGCTTATGCGGTGAATCAAACCGGACCTATTGATCTGACCGCAATCACGGCAGCAGCAACTCAGGGCAATCCTCTAGCTCAAGTCCAGTTAGGACAACTGTATGAGTTTGGACAAGGCGTGTCTAAGGATTATGCTCAGGCTTTGCAGTGGTATCGCAAATCAGCAGAACAGGGCAATGCAGCTGCACAGTTTAAGCTTGGCTTTATGAGCTATCACGGCTATGGGGTTCCACAAAGTTATGTGACCGCCGTCAGTTGGTATCGTAAAGCCGCTGCGCAGAACTTTGTTCCCGCCGAACATAATCTTGCCTTTATGGCTGAAAAAGGCTTAGGTATGGAGGAAAACACCACCGAAGCCTTTAACTGGTTGCTCATGGCAGCACAGCAGAATTCGATACAAGCGCAGTGGGAAGTGGGCGGCATGTATGAAAAAGGCGAAGGCGTGGCTCAGAATTCTGGACTCGCCAAATTCTGGAAAGACAAAGCAGTCAGTGCAGGCTTCGTGCCCCCCGTACAAACCAAAACGGCTGAGCAAATTAAGGCTGAGACCCTGCTTGCAGCACAGAACCGACAGATCGATCCCGATCGCCCGCAGAATATTGGTCAATTCTATCTGATGAATAATTTTCACCAGCTCAAAATCGTCAAGAAAAGTGAGCCGGTCTATCCCAAAACCTCACTGGCCAATCGCGAGTTTGGGGTCGTGATCGTTTGGGCCTCTGTCGATGATGAAGGCAAAGTCACCAATGTCACCATCCATCGTTCATCGGGTTCGGAAGCGCTGGATATGGCGGCGCGGGATGCGGTGATGCACTATGTCTACACCCCTTATGTCGATCCGGATCGGGGCGTGACGCGCGGGGTGAAGACCGAAGAGATTATTGAGTTTGACCTGCCGAAGATGTAG